taacagactgagtgtgtgtgaacaaTCTTAAATCAAAGACATttcttagaaatatatttaacgtAACAGGTGACGAGGATATGANATTGTGTCTCTTGCCTAAAGAAAACGCCGTACTTCTTCAAACAGCGAGATATTTTACCGCTGCAAAACTCAAAATAGAAACCGTTCAGCTGCTGTGCGttgttgccaggttttcacaaaaCCCGCAAACTGCTATTTAAAACTAGCCCAAAACTACCCCGCTCGCGTTATGAGGTTTTTGGTGGGGTTCCCTGGTAGATTAGCGTTGCAGAGACTAAGTACCGCATTATTTATCTTGAACTCGCAGAGATGAAAAACATCCCacggacttggcaacactgcgCTTCAGTTCATTCAGGCGAGAGGAAGGGTTGTGAGGTTTGCTGACAGAGCGGATTCAACAAGATTTTAGTAACAGGCTCTGTTTAATACGTTTCATTAGCTATACGTTTGAAGACAGGACATAGAGAGATTAATAGCATTGACTGAGGGGGGGAAAACGATGGAGTGTGAGGGGCACGTGTTTGCACAGGTTGAGCCCTATCTGTGCACGTGCCAGCCTAGCACTAACTGTTAATGTAGGCGTTTATCCTGCTATTACAAATGTCCCTAAAATGTAACGATGGTATATACAGTTTTATAATGTTTCCAGTTtctcaatttttcattttaggtttacGTTGAGTTCAGTAGGTGGCGGGAACGCACCATTTAAGTTGGTTGACCTACCGCCcgtgaaaaacaaagaaagacgACAATCAGCGGTAACTTTTCTGAAATGAGGGCAGTgctcgttttgttttttgcgaTTTGGTTATTATAGCTGTTTTTGAAGGGTTACGGCCAAATAATACGGGAGCGTTAAATCCATACCATCAAAGGTAAATGTGAATctgtattattaatgcaaaacaaGACAATTTAGCCGTCTTTAAACCTTAAAATACATCTCTGTTGAactcgttttttaaaaaaaggttttctgtcctttgtcacTTTCCGTAGCCTACATCGATcgtatattcatttatattcactCAAACGCAAAAGCAGCAGTCAGTTGTAATTGCTGTTGTGTATTATTGACGTTTTTATCACATAAATGATAAAGTTTTATCACATATGAccaatgaaataacaaaaagtgTTATGTTTTAGCAGCAAAAAAGGGAATTCGGATTATCTGTTTCTACCACAAACACTTATAATAAAGCTTAATAGCTGCTAAGCAGTTACCTTTCACATCATTTGTTATTCTGATGTCTTCAGATCTCTAGTGAAGTCAATTTTCATTGACTAAAGGTGTAGTTTTAGGTGATTTTAGCAGATATGCTCGTATCACACAGCATTTAACCTCCTCCTACAGGAATTCACCTATAAATGTTGGAATATTTCCATTAGTTTAAAAGTGAAGACAGTTCATGGTAGAAGAGTGAGGACAAAAGTGATTCACAACCCCCGAAGAACAGTAAAGGAGCATACTGAAGAACGAATAGGTTGGTGTTTATTCTTGAATTATTATTGATGCTAAAGAACATCAAGGTTCGCTAATGGTGAATGCATGTTTTGGTTAAATTATGAGAGCTGTAAAAATGTTGAACGTAATACGGAACACTTTCTAGATACCAAATGGAGCctgaaagtcatttttttaatcctaCAATTGCTTCAAAGCAGCTACAAAATACAATCGAACAATTTCTTCTTCCTCCTGGTAGATTAGACGATCCGAGACTCaagatttgtttgtttcataAAGTTTTAAACTCTTCAGCTTTCACCAATCCCCAAAGGGGTCCTGACCGTTAAGACACTGTCTTCAGTTCGGGCAGTTTTACCTAGAACTGATTAATTCAGCATAGTggaatttaaagggatagttcatccatttctttttccttcagtagcgcaggaattttttttttttagctgaaactGTTGTCCTTGGTGATTTGgtaatttaagaaaattaacCGTTAACGTATGTTAGGGTTTAGTTTTATGTTCTTCCCCTTCACAACTCTGTTTCTTTGTATAATTGACTGGATATTAAACcttttctgctttcattttaGACCTGATGGAAGAGAATGAGAAGAACGAAAAACCGAGTGAAGCAGAGGAGAAACATCACGTTGTTAAGTTCGGAAGAAAATCTTTGAGTTCCTCACCGACTGAAAGCAATTCGTTGAAACGAGGAGCCGGAACATCTTTAACCTGCCCTCTGTGTGGAAAAGGTTTCATGAACAAACACACTGTTAAAGTTCACATGAcaatccacaccggagagaggcCACACGcgtgtgatcagtgcgggaagagtttcacacaaaaatgcGTACTTAAGGAGCACGCGAAAATCCACACCGGAAAAAGACCCTACACGTGTGATCAGTGTGGTAAAGGGTTTCTTAGGACAGGCGCCCTGAATAACCACCTGAAAGTTCATACGCAGGAGAAGCCTCACATATGTTCtttgtgtggaaagagttttagtGAGCTGGCTGCTTNNNNNNNNNNNNNNNNNNNNNNNNNNNNNNNNNNNNNNNNNNNNNNNNNNNNNNNNNNNNNNNNNNNNNNNNNNNNNNNNNNNNNNNNNNNNNNNNNNNNAAAGCCAAGAAATCTTTCACCTGcactcagtgtggaaagagtttcacgcGCAAAACAAGTCTCGAGTCTCATGTGAGAGTTCATACTGGAGGGACGCCATTCAGTTGTGACCAATGTGGGAAGAGTTTCTCAGCAGACCTTAAAGATCACGTGAGCATCCACGCTGAAGAGAAGCAGCGCGCATGCGATCAGtgtggtaaaatgtttttgaaagttattTCAAAGGAGGAGCCACGTTTATGTAATTCGTGCTCTCACAGTTTTTTGCGTTTACAAACTTTGAAAGTACATCAGAAAATGCATACTGCTGTGGGAGAGCACATGTGCTTTGAGTGTCAAAAGACTTTTACTTCAGCAAGCCGTTTAAAACTGCATGAGAGTATTCACACAGGTAAGAAACCTTATAAGTGTTCGCACTGTGACAAGAGTTTCAGTCAGTCAGTACATCTCAAAAGGCACAATAatatccacactggagagaaagtTTATAGATGTCAACACTGCAGCAGAAGATTCGGTGATTCGAGAGACCTGAAAAGACACGAAATGATCCAAACTGGAGAAAAACCTTATAAGTGTCTGCACTGTGACAAGAGATTCAGTAGGTCGGGAGTTCTGAAAACACATGAGAGGATTCATATCGGAGTGAAACCTTATAAGTGTTCGCACTGTGTCAAGAGATTCAGTCATTCGTCAAATCTGAAAAGACACGAGAGGacccacaccggagagaaaccctaTCACTGCACTACATGTGGGAAGCATTTCAACCATTCATCTGCTTTACACAGTCAtacaaaaaacaagcacagtAAAGTCCTGTACAAAAGGAGACTGGTTAAGTAATATTTACTGGTgcgtaaatatttatttttttgctttttttgcccAGGATGAGCAAGCAGGAGGACTCCatttataaagtaatttattcattaataaatacttcAACCAATAAATTTGTCTGTCTGTATTATTGTAGATGACACCAcgtcattgttattatttaattattcctGTTTGTATGAATTAAACCTGTTCCCGAGCAACTCCAGGATGGACCACAGACGCAGTGTTGCCAATTTAGCTATATATAATGTCATCTATGATCATCTAGTGACATGAAGTTAAAAAGCAACACTGCCTAGAACCCTGGAGAATTAAACTGGAGGAAAGAGGAGTTGGTCTTTATTCCTTacttatctttattttttacattaggCTTAAAAACTTTAGACACTGGGTGTCCACAGAtccttaatgtaaaaataagacTTCATTATCAttctatcattaaaaaaaagtcttaaatccATGTTTCAAAGTTATTGCGGATATTTGACTGAAACAACAGATTAAATTATTTGCTACTTTAACTGCTTTTTGTAATCATAAAAATCTGTTGAACTTGTTTGAAACTAAATTTGGTTTTACATTAGTAGGAAGAACTCATTTTCAACTACGTGAATGTGTCAGTAGAGctatatgtaaacatattttgtgtaaaatagtTCTCCCCCCCACCCCcatcccaatttttttttgcatattttacctcccccaaagccatcctaggtgtgtaTGACtatcttctttcagacgaacactgTCAGAGTTTCTTTTAAACAatcatcctggctcttccaagcttggtaatgcagGTGGCTaatggccattattttgaagctctataaatcagatatatccacAAATACTGCggcgtaaaactaacctatacacctatacatatatatatattggggGATTANNNNNNNNNNNNNNNNNNNNNNNNNNNNNNNNNNNNNNNNNNNNNNNNNNNNNNNNNNNNNNNNNNNNNNNNNNNNNNNNNNNNNNNNNNNNNNNNNNNNCTAAAAAACTTTTTACCGCACTGGTCACAGCTATACAGCCTTTCTCTAGAATGAGTAAGCAGATGTACTTTATAAACACCTGATTTTATGAAACTCTTCCCGCATTGATCACAAGTATACGGCTTTTCTCCGGTGTGGACTTTCATGTGATCATTAAGCGCTCCTTTTCGTGCGtaactcttcccgcactgatcacagTTGTGTGGTTTTTCTCCGGTGTGAATATTCATGTGTTCGTTAAGAGCTCCTTTTTGagtgaaactcttcccgcacaTCACACGTGtgcggtttctctccggtgtggattctCACGCGTCATTAAAGGATGCTTTTAGTGTGACGCTCTTCCCACTTTGATCACACGCGTGAAGTTTCCCTCTAGTATGGATTTTCATGTGTACGTTAAAGTTTCCTTTTTGTgcgaagctcttcccgcactgatcacatTTGTGCGgcctctctccggtgtggatcctcacGTGTTCGTCGAGGTTTCCTTTAAATGGGAAACTCTTCCCACATCGATCGCATGCGTACGGTTTCTCCAGGCTGTGGATTTTTTCGTGTTCATCGAGGTTTCGTTTTTGCGGGAAGctcttcccacactgatcaCAGATGTGTTTCTTCTCTGCGGCGTGAATTTTCACGTGTTCATTAAGGTTCCCTTTTATTGTGAAAATCATATCGCACTGCTCGCATGCATAAGGCTTCCCTCCGCGATGAAATTTAATGTGAAGATCAAGATTTTGCCTACACGAGAAACTCTTTTCACACATAGGGCAAGCGAAACATATTTTGTTAGGACTCAAAGGGGTTAATgatttttcttcagttttgacATGATGCTCCTCTTCAGCTTCAGACAGTTCTTCAATCTCCTTTTTCAATTGCAACGGCCctgaaatgaaagcaaaagGTTCAGAGGGTTCAAAATTATGattatcattaaaaagaaaCCCTGAAATTAAAAGAATGTGAGATGCCTATAATAGTAGAAACACTAGAAAACATTTCGATGCATTCATTTTAGTTAGTTAACCCGATCACCCAATTACTTTTAATTCAATCCAGGCACAAACCATTTGTGTTGTACGGCGAGCTATTGAATACGTTTAAGAACTATTTTTATGTCAGGGTTCGacaatgttatataaatatatgtaagaaaatattataataattgtcaGACCTCCTGAAGATTGCAGTCAGCATAAATGTTTCTCTAAACTTCCTCCTAAACCAACATAAAACCCGGGCTCCATATTGTACACATTTCACGAAGAGTTACCCtgatattatttgttttagattCATGTAGGGAATTAAATTACTGTTCTGTAGCTTTAAATGACTTGGCGAGACCAGAGAACTGCGATTGGGATCGAGAGAGAGGACATAAACGTTTTAGAAACGCGTGTTTTCCAGCTGATCTTTTCGGGTTTTGAAAGTTATCCAATGTCAACATTTTCCAGTTCGATTATATCCTTGTTTTCATTAACAGGGCGATCTGAACCTTAACTTAATACAGGGTGACCTGAAACCTCAAGGTTAACATACAGGGTGAAAAAGAAAACCATATCGTCCACTTCTAAGGCACATCGGGTTCTCGTTTTATTGCAGGTTCGGGTGACAAAGCTACTTTCACTTTGACATGACGCGCTAGCTGAGAGGAGATCCGTCAAGCTAAAAGCCATCGAGGATGGATCGTTTCAATTTCAACTTGGTGAACCTGTGATATCTTCTCCAGGGtgtaaaggaaaataaaagctgaagcTTTTTCATGGAAGCTTGCAAAAGAAGCTCTGCGTTTTGTGTTTAATCACATCCATACAGTCTAGGAATCTACATTATCATCACTACGAAGATATTGTGcgttatatatagttatatatagtaaagtgttttatttcttcattgttTGGTCACGCTTTGCATTATGGCTAAACTGGCAATGAAAAATtcttgtaaacatttattaatcttcaGTACTTCCCATATTTAATAATCTTGCTACTGTACATAATTTAAgagttattaaaaaacaaataagtactGTAGCAAATTTAGCTATTGcttattgttaatgttaatgcattagCTAAGATCTTTTGgtctttataataatttttaatcgGCTTTTTATGTATTGATTTACTGTTTGTAAGTGttcaattattttagttaaacttTACGGCAACCCCTTTTTTATAactatatttcaatattatacCGTATGCCATGATAAAAGCATTAGCAATTTGACATATGCCTAATAGGGTATTGCCAACTCCCCTATATATTCTTGTATCTATATACGTATTGCAAAAGCAATTGCATTTTTTCTAactgaaaacaattattaattgatGACCGGTTTTATAGCCTCACTGAAAAATTAAGAGCAAACACCAACCTATTGGTTCTTCGGTATCTTCCGGTTTAATTCTGCAGGTTTCTGGATCATTCATGTTATTTTGTCGTTATGTTCGCCAACTCTGTCGTCTTTACTCGTGGGAACATTCAGCATTAAGACCTGTGGGAAGAGCTCCACTGTGAGAAAGGACGAGCAAAACtgccaaaaacaaacataaatcaGTCATAAATACAGCACAGATTATCAAACGAATGCTTTCAGTAATTCACAGGCTTTAAACAAGCTGCCTGTCTTTATATATCCAACCAATTAGTAAACAGTACTtgctttttaaaactaattaacatactgtgcatatataaatatcgtctttttttcacattatgaTCTATTTTTGATGGAGATGATGTTTATTAGCAACATATGTATTATCATCCTAATGTAGTTAAATTGCAGtcattgaataaaaacaaaaaaatatttttttgtgtgtgtgtgtgaacataaactatttatttttacacaccagaaaatattactaaactaatctacatattaatatttatgatctTGCGACGGATTTAAAAGGCCCGGCATGATGGATATCACACGTTTGATTAAGTGGCAATCGGTAACAAAGCCATTATTGCTGTGAACATAGAAACAGtcacacaaaatatgtatttagcaCACATCGTCGTCTGCTAGgctaaatgattattatttcagaCAGCGGACTCCAGAAAAGACGCAAAAAAATAGCACCGGATCAAAACAGCACGTTACAGAAATGACTCCGTGGCGCGACGCTTTAAAAGATCCGTTAGTGAATAAGAGAGAAACACCGTGAAATGTTTACCTCGCATCAGAAAGACCCGACGctgcgtgcgtgcgcgcgccCGCGGGGACGTCACCAGCGCGAGGCGCGAGGGGAGAGAGACTAATTAACagaaaggaaaatatatattttttaattattattcttaaaggccattaaagtaaaaacagaggtagtttgctaaaaaaaaaaaaaagacatgttttgttaaattttatttattttNNNNNNNNNNNNNNNNNNNNNNNNNNNNNNNNNNNNNNNNNNNNNNNNNNNNNNNNNNNNNNNNNNNNNNNNNNNNNNNNNNNNNNNNNNNNNNNNNNNNAATTACTCCagtgcataagtattcatacccttatcTGGGCCAGTTGAAATTTAGCTATATTAGATATTGtcttatcatgtttttaaacaacatCACATTATACATCACTAAGTTAGTTTTTCACATAAAACAATGTTGATCTGCCATGGTATAAGTCCTTGTAGAGATtgaaaaaatgccatttttgtaaTGATGACTGAATGATTTGATATCCAGTTGCCACCACCATGGCTATATGCTTCTCAGACTTTTGCAATGGTACTGCAGGTACTGCCAGCCACAGCTCTCACAAATCCTAAATAACTATAGTTTGTAGAATATTTTAGCCTTCTATGTGTTgtgaaatatgcttttttttcaattcgAAGCAATGATGGTGTTTTGATAACTTCTGAAGATANNNNNNNNNNNNNNNNNNNNNNNNNNNNNNNNNNNNNNNNNNNNNNNNNNNNNNNNNNNNNNNNNNNNNNNNNNNNNNNNNNNNNNNNNNCCGCTGTGTCTCTTTAATACAACCAACTGACTAAAACACTTTCCACATTAATAACATATGTACGGCTTCTCCTTTGCATGAAGTTTCAGGTGGTCCTCCAGAAAATTTGCCCTAAAAGATTTTCTACTGCTTTGGTCACGATTTTCTAGTCTTTCTGATTCCAAGGTGATCACAGTGTACAGCTTCTCAAGTGTGGATCCTTATGTGTTTTTTAAGGGTAGATTTTAGTCTGAAGCTTTTCCAACACTGATCGCATGTGTatggcttctctccagtgtggatccaCACGTGTATGTTAAGGGCTCCTTTTTGTGTGAAACTCTTTTCACAGTGTTCACATTTGtacggcttctctccagtgtggatccttgtgtgtttttttagggTAGATTGCAGTCTGAAGCTCTTCGAACACTGACCGCATGTGTatggcttctctccagtgtggatccaCATGTGTACGTTAAGGGCTCCTTTTTTTGTGAAACTTTTCCCACACTGATCACATGTGtatggtttctctccagtgtggttTTTTAAGTGTTCATCACGGTTTTCTTTTCGTCTGAAGCTCTTCCCACATTGATCACATGTGTGTGGCTTATCCCCGGTGTGGATGCACATGTGTATGTTAAGGGCTCCTTTTCTTGTGAAGCTCTTCCCACATTGATCGCATGTGtatggtttctctccagtgtgggtTTTTAAGTGCATATCACGGTCTTCTTTTCGtctgaaactcttcccgcactggtCACATGTGTAAGGCTTCTCTTCAGTGTGGATCCTGGTATGTTTGTTAAGAGTAGTTTTTTGTCTGAAGCTCTTTCCACATTGGCCGCATGTGTAttgcttctctccagtgtggagaTTAATGTGAGTTTTAAGACTCACTTTTTTTCGGAAGCTCTTTCTGCACTGACCACATGtgtacggcttctctccggtgtggatcctcatgtgtTCGTTAAGAGGTTGCTGAAGtctgaaactcttcccacattGTTCACATGTGtacggcttctctccagtgtgtaTCCTCATGTGCTCTTTAAGAGATTGCTGAAGTCTGAAATTCTTCCCACACTGATTGCAtgtgtaaggcttctctccggtatGGATCCTCCTGTGATCGTTAAGTGGTTGCTGAAGcctgaaactcttcccacactgatcacatgtgtacggcttctctccagtgtggatcatCATGTGTCTATTAAGTGCCCCTTATGtatgaaactcttcccacattGATCACATGTGCATGGCTTCTTTCCAGTGTGGATATTCATGTGTTTTGTAAGGTTTCCTTTAATTGTGAAAGTCTTTTCGCACTGATCACATGTGTACAGCTGACCTTCAGGATGACATTTGATGTGAATACCAGAATTTTGCTTGCAGAAGACACTCTTTTCACTCTGAGGCCATATTTTGCCTTTTCGTTTCAATTGAGAACTCCATGATGTTTCTTCAGTTTTGACATGATGGTTTCCCCCTTCTTGAATCAGTTCCTTAATCTCCTTGCTCTCTTCTATCAGgtctaaaattaaaagttaaaaagtttaGTAAAAAGTTTTCAGAaaatcttaaaaagaaaaaaatcttaaagtaaAAGAACTTGTGAAACGTCTCATTCCATAAAGGGGGAACGTAGAATTAATGAATTTGATGAATTAGGATCTCGCTTACAGAGAACCAATCTAGTTAAAGTGTAATCTAAACGAGACCATGCAAttatcgcatccagctgccacTTATCACAGAGTGAGTATAAGTAGGCAGTGTGTGTACAAGTAGGCATATTCCGCTTTTTCCACTTTGAGGATGAGCATTGTTTAGCTCCTGACTAGGCTCACCACAAGAAGGCCAGTCACTGTTGCTATAGCACTATCCACTCAGTAAGGCTGAATAACACTGGGAAAACATCAGGGGGTGAAGTAACGAATTACAAATAACCACATTACAGTAATTAAGtcgtttttaaaaagagaattttttggccttttaaaattagaaaattttacttgagtacattttaaaggtcccatgtcatgcacatttttggaattttattttacatgttgaTATCCTTAagaatatacatttgtataagtattatatattaaacagttttCAAGTTTTTGTTCCATTTAGATGTGAATGCTATGGATTCACCGAGACCAAGGCTCTTCGAAGAGACACATGCAAGTGTGCGTTCTCCTTTAAAAAACTTCCTCAGGAATGCGTAgctatttaatgcattttccttACAAATTGTACTTTTAGCATAACAATTTGAGTAAATTAGTAAAATGTATGGCACTTCATTTCTTCTAGAACAACGTGCAATAAACTGTTTTTTGATGTATTAAAAGCGTTGGCACTTGGCAGTCAAAATTAGAAGTACTGGATgacgtttttcattttttatgacaAACAAGATAATGTGAATtgcaaaacacacaacatttttaaatgtataaattgcaGTGTACAGCGTTCATTAAGACAATGTAGAAAACACACCTCAGTACTAACTATGCAATACTCATGACTTACTCTATTCACACTACATTTTTGGAAGGTAATAGTACTTTTACTTTAGTATTAGTTTTTCAGTACTCTTTCGACCACTGGAAAATATAGCCTGTTTGACTTAGGACAGTAACATTGCATAAGTCCCATCCTTCCTGAAAGAGATTTTAGAACACTTACTCATACGGACAACCATTTAGGAAAATTAGAGGTTATAGTTACCCTCTTAAAAGATACCAAAACGTCCTTACACAAGAGGGATCA
This window of the Puntigrus tetrazona isolate hp1 chromosome 22, ASM1883169v1, whole genome shotgun sequence genome carries:
- the LOC122328162 gene encoding zinc finger protein 253-like, which encodes KAKKSFTCTQCGKSFTRKTSLESHVRVHTGGTPFSCDQCGKSFSADLKDHVSIHAEEKQRACDQCGKMFLKVISKEEPRLCNSCSHSFLRLQTLKVHQKMHTAVGEHMCFECQKTFTSASRLKLHESIHTGKKPYKCSHCDKSFSQSVHLKRHNNIHTGEKVYRCQHCSRRFGDSRDLKRHEMIQTGEKPYKCLHCDKRFSRSGVLKTHERIHIGVKPYKCSHCVKRFSHSSNLKRHERTHTGEKPYHCTTCGKHFNHSSALHSHTKNKHSKVLYKRRLVK